One region of Paucibacter aquatile genomic DNA includes:
- a CDS encoding PP2C family protein-serine/threonine phosphatase codes for MTRTPPGFRLSAATGIHRGDRLYQQDQVQVLTHARLSGCLLAVVADGMGGKSGGRKAADQVMLTAQQLFERFSPESELPESLLDQLVSEAHLMIKLTALSAEEEPHSTVAAFLISPDRHCHWIHSGDSRIYHYRGPNLVKRTMDHSYVQRLVDEGQLSEAEASSHPQSNLLTGCLGTVAEPTISTHTIDTLTPGDTLMCCSDGLWHYFSVNEIGTVLHSLPPREAAELLISKARQRARGGGDNLSLAIAKVEALD; via the coding sequence ATGACGCGCACTCCACCGGGCTTTCGCCTGAGCGCGGCGACCGGCATCCACCGCGGCGACCGCCTGTACCAGCAAGACCAAGTCCAAGTCCTGACCCACGCCCGCCTCAGCGGTTGCCTGCTGGCCGTGGTGGCCGACGGCATGGGCGGCAAGAGCGGTGGCCGCAAGGCGGCCGACCAGGTGATGCTGACTGCGCAACAGCTGTTCGAGCGCTTCTCGCCCGAGAGCGAGCTGCCCGAAAGCCTGCTCGATCAGCTGGTGTCCGAAGCGCATCTGATGATCAAGCTGACCGCCCTGTCGGCCGAGGAAGAGCCACACAGCACGGTCGCCGCCTTCCTGATCAGCCCCGATCGGCACTGCCACTGGATTCATTCGGGCGATTCGCGGATCTACCATTACCGCGGCCCCAACCTGGTCAAGCGCACCATGGACCATTCCTATGTGCAGCGCCTGGTGGACGAAGGCCAGCTCAGTGAGGCCGAGGCCAGCAGCCACCCACAGTCCAACCTGCTGACCGGTTGCCTGGGCACGGTAGCCGAGCCAACCATCAGCACCCACACCATCGACACCCTGACGCCTGGCGACACCTTGATGTGCTGCAGCGACGGACTGTGGCATTACTTCAGCGTCAACGAGATCGGCACCGTGCTGCACAGCCTGCCGCCGCGTGAGGCGGCAGAACTGCTGATCAGCAAAGCGCGCCAACGCGCCCGGGGCGGCGGCGACAACCTGTCCCTGGCCATTGCCAAGGTGGAAGCGCTGGACTGA
- the zapE gene encoding cell division protein ZapE, with product MTRVTELYQQTLAERGYTADPAQLRAVAALQRCQDEWADYKARRSNAVTKLLVRPPLPRGVYMYGGVGRGKSFLMDCFFQAVPLTRKTRLHFHEFMREVHRELLELKGIADPLEELGKRIAKRFRLICFDEFHVSDVTDAMILYRLLDSLFRNRVSIVTTSNFHPDGLYPNGLHRDRILPAIELLKAKLEVINVDNGFDYRRRTLDQAQLYHQPLGDEAEAALTATFEALAEARDEDPRLQIEQRQIRARRRAGGVVWFDFAQLCGGPRSQNDYLELATQFHTLILSNVPEMPPRLASEARRFTWLVDVLYDRRVKLVISAAVPPEQLYADGPLAHEFPRTVSRLQEMQSQEYLSLARRDVDTSLT from the coding sequence ATGACCCGCGTCACCGAGCTTTATCAGCAAACCCTGGCCGAGCGCGGCTACACCGCCGATCCCGCGCAGCTGCGCGCCGTGGCGGCGCTGCAGCGCTGCCAGGACGAATGGGCCGACTACAAGGCACGACGCAGCAATGCTGTGACCAAGCTGCTGGTGCGCCCGCCGCTGCCGCGCGGCGTCTACATGTACGGTGGGGTGGGGCGGGGCAAGAGCTTTCTGATGGATTGCTTCTTCCAGGCCGTGCCGCTGACGCGCAAGACCCGGCTGCACTTCCACGAGTTCATGCGCGAGGTGCACCGCGAACTGCTCGAACTCAAAGGCATTGCCGATCCGCTGGAGGAACTGGGCAAGCGCATCGCCAAGCGCTTCCGCCTGATCTGCTTCGACGAGTTCCATGTCTCGGACGTGACCGACGCGATGATCCTGTATCGCCTGCTCGACTCACTGTTCCGCAACCGTGTGTCCATCGTCACCACCTCGAACTTCCACCCGGACGGCCTCTACCCGAACGGCCTGCACCGAGACCGCATCCTGCCGGCCATCGAGCTGCTCAAGGCCAAGCTGGAGGTGATCAATGTGGACAACGGCTTCGACTACCGCCGCCGCACCCTGGACCAGGCCCAGCTCTACCACCAGCCGCTGGGCGATGAGGCCGAAGCTGCACTGACCGCCACCTTCGAAGCCCTGGCCGAGGCTCGCGATGAAGACCCGCGCCTGCAGATCGAGCAGCGCCAGATCCGCGCCCGGCGCCGCGCGGGCGGCGTGGTCTGGTTCGATTTCGCCCAGCTCTGCGGCGGCCCGCGCTCGCAGAACGATTACCTGGAGCTGGCCACCCAGTTCCACACCCTGATCCTGTCCAATGTGCCGGAGATGCCGCCGCGCCTGGCCAGCGAGGCGCGCCGCTTCACCTGGCTGGTCGATGTGCTCTACGACCGGCGCGTCAAGCTGGTGATCTCGGCCGCCGTGCCGCCCGAGCAGCTGTATGCTGACGGCCCTCTTGCCCATGAGTTCCCGCGTACGGTCTCGCGCCTGCAGGAGATGCAATCGCAGGAGTACCTGTCGCTGGCTCGTCGTGATGTCGACACCAGCTTGACCTGA
- the lpdA gene encoding dihydrolipoyl dehydrogenase yields MSTKQFDVVVIGGGPGGYIAAIRAAQLGFNTACIDEWKNEKGGPAPGGTCTNVGCIPSKALLQSSEHFEHANHHFADHGISADNVRIDIKKMIGRKDTVVKQNNDGILYLFKKNKVTFFHGRGSFVAAKDGLYEVKAGEEVILAKHVVLATGSNARQLPGAAFDEELILSNDGALRIGEVPKKLGVIGSGVIGLEMGSVWRRLGAEVTVLEGLPTFLASVDESVAKEAAKLFKKQGLKIELGVKIGEVAKSKDGVTVAYTDAKGAAQTLAVDKLIISIGRVPNTIGLNPEAVGLKLDERGAIVVDDECKTNLPNVWAVGDVVRGPMLAHKAEEEGVAVAERIAGQHGHVNFNTIPWVIYTSPEIAWVGRTEQQLKADGVEYKAGQFPFLANGRARALGDTNGFVKFLADAKTDEILGVHIIGPMASELISEAVVAMEFKASAEDIARICHAHPSLSEATKEAALAVDKRTLNF; encoded by the coding sequence ATGAGCACCAAACAATTCGACGTCGTCGTCATCGGTGGCGGCCCTGGCGGCTACATCGCCGCCATCCGTGCCGCCCAGCTGGGCTTCAACACCGCTTGCATCGACGAGTGGAAGAACGAGAAGGGCGGCCCGGCGCCCGGCGGCACCTGCACCAATGTCGGCTGCATTCCGTCCAAGGCCTTGCTGCAATCGAGCGAGCACTTCGAGCACGCCAACCACCACTTTGCCGACCACGGCATCTCGGCGGACAACGTGCGCATCGACATCAAGAAGATGATCGGTCGCAAGGACACCGTCGTGAAGCAGAACAACGACGGCATCCTCTACCTGTTCAAGAAGAACAAGGTCACGTTCTTCCACGGCCGCGGCTCCTTCGTGGCGGCCAAGGATGGCTTGTACGAAGTCAAGGCCGGTGAAGAAGTCATCCTGGCCAAGCATGTGGTGCTGGCCACCGGCTCCAATGCCCGCCAGCTGCCCGGCGCAGCGTTTGACGAAGAGCTGATCCTGTCCAACGACGGCGCGCTTCGCATCGGTGAAGTGCCGAAGAAGCTGGGCGTGATCGGCTCCGGCGTGATCGGCCTGGAAATGGGCTCGGTCTGGCGCCGCCTGGGTGCGGAAGTCACCGTGCTGGAAGGTCTGCCGACGTTCCTGGCTTCGGTCGATGAATCGGTCGCCAAGGAAGCCGCCAAGCTGTTCAAGAAGCAGGGCCTGAAGATCGAGCTGGGTGTGAAGATCGGCGAAGTCGCCAAGAGCAAGGACGGCGTGACGGTGGCCTACACCGATGCCAAGGGCGCCGCCCAGACCCTGGCCGTCGACAAGCTCATCATCTCGATCGGCCGCGTGCCCAACACCATCGGCTTGAACCCCGAAGCGGTCGGCCTGAAGCTGGACGAGCGCGGCGCCATCGTGGTGGACGACGAGTGCAAGACCAATCTGCCCAATGTCTGGGCGGTCGGCGATGTGGTGCGTGGCCCGATGCTGGCGCACAAGGCCGAGGAAGAAGGCGTGGCCGTGGCCGAGCGCATTGCCGGCCAGCATGGCCATGTCAACTTCAACACCATCCCCTGGGTCATCTACACCAGCCCCGAGATCGCTTGGGTCGGCCGCACCGAGCAGCAGCTCAAGGCCGATGGCGTCGAGTACAAGGCCGGTCAGTTCCCCTTCCTGGCCAATGGCCGCGCCCGCGCCCTGGGTGACACCAACGGTTTCGTCAAGTTCCTGGCTGATGCCAAGACCGACGAAATCCTGGGCGTGCACATCATCGGCCCGATGGCCTCCGAGCTGATTTCGGAAGCCGTGGTGGCCATGGAGTTCAAGGCTTCGGCTGAAGACATCGCGCGCATCTGCCATGCCCACCCGAGCTTGAGCGAAGCCACCAAGGAAGCGGCCCTGGCCGTGGACAAGCGCACGCTGAACTTCTGA
- the odhB gene encoding 2-oxoglutarate dehydrogenase complex dihydrolipoyllysine-residue succinyltransferase, which yields MAIVEVKVPQLSESVAEGTLLTWKKKPGQAVAIDEILVEIETDKVVLEVPAPSAGVMAQIVKNDGESVVSEEVIARIDTEGTAQASPLEVKAVVAAAAPAAAAAPAAATGGAKGDVAMPAAAKILAEKGLSATDVAGSGKDGRVTKGDALAAGAKPAAVAAPVAVAAAPAVAKPLPAVAAPAALNLGDRPEQRVPMTRLRARVAERLLQSQATNAILTTFNEVNMAPVMEMRKKFQEKFEKEHGVKLGFMSFFVKAAVAALKKYPVLNASVDGNDIVYHGYFDIGIAVGSPRGLVVPIIRNADQLSFADIEKKIAEFGQKAKEGKISLDDLTGGTFSISNGGTFGSMLSTPIINPPQSAILGVHATKDRAVVENGQVVVRPINYLAMSYDHRIIDGREAVLGLVTMKEALEDPARLLFDI from the coding sequence ATGGCAATCGTTGAAGTCAAAGTCCCCCAGCTGTCCGAATCCGTTGCCGAAGGCACGCTGCTGACCTGGAAGAAAAAGCCCGGCCAAGCCGTCGCCATCGATGAAATCCTGGTGGAGATCGAGACCGACAAGGTCGTGCTCGAAGTGCCCGCACCCAGCGCCGGTGTGATGGCCCAGATCGTCAAGAATGACGGTGAGAGCGTGGTCAGCGAAGAAGTCATCGCCCGCATCGACACCGAAGGCACGGCCCAAGCCAGTCCGCTGGAAGTGAAGGCCGTGGTGGCCGCCGCTGCTCCGGCTGCTGCAGCAGCCCCGGCCGCCGCCACCGGCGGCGCCAAGGGTGATGTGGCCATGCCGGCCGCCGCCAAGATCCTGGCCGAGAAGGGCCTGTCGGCCACCGACGTCGCCGGTTCCGGCAAGGATGGCCGCGTGACCAAGGGCGACGCCCTGGCCGCTGGCGCCAAGCCCGCCGCTGTGGCCGCTCCGGTGGCCGTGGCCGCCGCGCCCGCTGTGGCCAAGCCGCTGCCCGCCGTGGCCGCCCCGGCCGCCCTGAATCTGGGCGATCGCCCCGAGCAGCGCGTGCCCATGACCCGTCTGCGCGCCCGCGTCGCCGAGCGTCTGCTGCAATCGCAAGCCACCAACGCCATCCTGACCACGTTCAACGAAGTGAACATGGCCCCGGTGATGGAGATGCGCAAGAAGTTCCAGGAAAAGTTCGAGAAGGAACACGGCGTCAAGCTGGGCTTCATGAGCTTCTTCGTCAAGGCCGCGGTCGCCGCCCTGAAGAAGTACCCGGTGCTGAACGCCTCGGTCGATGGCAATGACATCGTCTACCACGGCTACTTCGACATCGGCATCGCCGTCGGTTCGCCGCGCGGCCTGGTGGTGCCCATCATCCGCAATGCCGACCAGCTGAGCTTTGCCGACATCGAGAAGAAGATCGCCGAGTTCGGCCAGAAGGCCAAGGAAGGCAAGATCTCGCTGGACGACCTGACCGGCGGCACCTTCTCGATCTCCAACGGCGGCACCTTCGGCTCCATGCTGTCGACCCCCATCATCAACCCGCCGCAATCGGCCATCCTGGGTGTGCATGCGACCAAGGACCGCGCTGTCGTTGAGAACGGTCAAGTGGTGGTGCGCCCGATCAACTATCTGGCCATGTCGTATGACCACCGCATCATTGATGGCCGTGAAGCCGTGCTGGGTTTGGTCACCATGAAGGAAGCCCTGGAAGACCCAGCTCGTTTGTTGTTTGATATCTAA
- a CDS encoding 2-oxoglutarate dehydrogenase E1 component — protein MMQQYRSNSYLFGGNAPYVEEMYEAYLDNPGSVPDNWRAYFDALQHVPATDGGEGRDVPHAPVIESFAQRAKANAFAAKASSADLAVAHKQVHVQSLIAAYRFLGNRWAELDPLKRAERPKIPELDPAFYDLTESDMDISFSASNTYFGGETMSLRQIVQALRETYCSSVGSEFMHCTDPGEKRWWQERLEKARGKPTFSAEEKRHILDRLTAAEGLERYLHTKYVGQKRFSLEGGESFIAAMDELIQRAGQRGVQEIVIGMAHRGRLNVLVNTLGKMPADLFAEFEHKAAEDLPAGDVKYHQGFSSDVSTKGGPVHLSLSFNPSHLEIVNPVVEGSVRARQERRGDKDGSQVLPVLVHGDAAFGGQGVVQETLCMAQTRGYGTGGTVHIVINNQIGFTTSDPRDLRSTTYCSDVVKMIEAPVLHVNGDDPEAVVWAMQLAMDYRAEFRKDVVLDIVCYRKLGHNEQDTPSLTQPLMYKKIAAHPGTRKVYADKLAAQNVVDAAGADEMVKAYRAAMDEGRHTVDPVLTNFKSKYATDWSPFLGKKWTDSCDTALPVSEWKRLADKLTTLPKDLVAHNLVQKLYADRAAMGRGEINVDWGMGESMAFASLVASGYPIRLSGEDAGRGTFTHRHAVIHDQNRSNWDEGAYVPLQHVAEGQAPFVVIDSILSEEAVLGFEYGYAAAEPNTLTIWEAQFGDFANGAQVVIDQFIASGEVKWGRANGLVMMLPHGYEGQGPEHSSARLERFMQLAADNNMQIVQPTTASQIFHVLRRQMLRMFRKPLVIMTPKSLLRAKDATSPLAEFTKGEFRTVIGEQDASISADKVKRVIVCSGKVYYDLVRKREEKKASDVAIIRVEQLYPFPHKAFAAEIKKYPGATELVWCQDEPQNQGAWFFVQHYVHENMLDGQKLGYAGRPASASPACGYAHLHQEQQKSLLDQAFGKLKGFILTK, from the coding sequence ATGATGCAGCAATACAGGTCCAATTCATACCTGTTCGGGGGCAATGCGCCCTATGTCGAAGAGATGTACGAGGCCTACCTCGACAACCCGGGCTCCGTGCCCGACAACTGGCGTGCGTACTTTGACGCACTTCAGCATGTGCCCGCCACCGATGGCGGCGAAGGACGCGATGTCCCGCATGCGCCGGTGATTGAATCCTTTGCTCAGCGCGCCAAGGCCAATGCCTTCGCCGCCAAGGCCTCCAGCGCCGATCTGGCTGTGGCGCACAAGCAAGTGCATGTGCAGAGCCTGATCGCCGCCTACCGCTTCCTCGGCAATCGCTGGGCCGAACTCGACCCGCTCAAGCGCGCCGAGCGCCCCAAGATTCCCGAACTCGATCCGGCCTTCTACGACCTGACCGAGTCCGATATGGACATCAGCTTCTCGGCCTCCAACACCTACTTTGGTGGCGAGACCATGAGCCTGCGTCAAATCGTGCAGGCCCTGCGCGAAACCTACTGCAGTTCGGTCGGCTCCGAGTTCATGCACTGCACCGACCCCGGTGAGAAGCGTTGGTGGCAAGAGCGCCTGGAGAAAGCCCGCGGCAAGCCGACCTTCAGCGCCGAAGAAAAGCGCCACATCCTCGATCGCCTGACCGCAGCCGAAGGCCTGGAGCGCTATCTGCACACCAAGTACGTCGGCCAGAAGCGCTTCTCGCTGGAAGGTGGCGAGAGCTTCATCGCCGCCATGGATGAGCTGATCCAGCGCGCCGGCCAACGTGGCGTGCAAGAGATCGTGATCGGCATGGCCCACCGCGGCCGTCTGAACGTGCTGGTCAACACCCTGGGCAAGATGCCGGCCGACCTGTTCGCCGAGTTCGAGCACAAGGCTGCTGAAGACTTGCCGGCGGGTGACGTCAAGTACCACCAAGGTTTCAGCTCGGACGTCAGCACCAAGGGCGGCCCGGTTCACCTGTCGCTGTCCTTCAATCCCTCGCACCTGGAAATCGTCAACCCGGTGGTCGAAGGCAGCGTGCGCGCCCGCCAAGAGCGCCGCGGCGACAAGGACGGCAGCCAGGTGCTGCCCGTGCTGGTGCACGGCGACGCGGCCTTCGGCGGCCAGGGCGTGGTGCAGGAAACCCTGTGCATGGCCCAGACCCGCGGCTACGGCACCGGCGGCACCGTGCATATCGTCATCAACAACCAGATCGGTTTCACCACCAGCGACCCGCGCGACCTGCGTTCCACCACCTACTGCTCGGACGTCGTCAAGATGATCGAGGCGCCGGTGTTGCACGTGAATGGTGACGATCCGGAAGCGGTGGTGTGGGCCATGCAACTGGCCATGGATTACCGCGCCGAGTTCCGCAAGGACGTGGTGCTGGATATCGTCTGCTACCGCAAGCTGGGCCACAACGAGCAGGACACCCCCTCGCTGACCCAGCCCCTGATGTACAAGAAGATCGCGGCCCACCCCGGCACCCGCAAGGTCTACGCCGACAAGCTGGCTGCACAGAATGTGGTCGACGCTGCGGGTGCCGACGAGATGGTCAAGGCCTACCGCGCTGCCATGGACGAAGGCCGCCACACCGTGGACCCGGTGCTGACCAACTTCAAGAGCAAGTACGCCACCGACTGGTCGCCTTTCCTGGGCAAGAAGTGGACCGACAGCTGCGACACCGCGCTGCCCGTCTCCGAGTGGAAGCGCCTGGCCGACAAGCTGACCACGCTGCCCAAGGATTTGGTCGCGCACAACCTGGTGCAGAAGCTGTATGCAGACCGCGCTGCGATGGGTCGCGGTGAGATCAATGTGGACTGGGGCATGGGTGAGAGCATGGCTTTCGCTTCCCTGGTGGCCAGCGGCTATCCGATCCGTTTGTCGGGCGAAGACGCGGGCCGCGGTACCTTCACCCACCGCCACGCCGTCATTCACGACCAGAACCGCAGCAACTGGGATGAAGGCGCTTACGTGCCGCTGCAGCATGTGGCGGAAGGTCAAGCGCCCTTCGTGGTCATCGACTCCATCCTCAGCGAGGAAGCGGTGCTGGGCTTTGAGTACGGCTATGCCGCGGCCGAGCCGAACACGCTGACGATCTGGGAAGCCCAGTTCGGCGACTTCGCCAACGGTGCCCAGGTGGTGATCGACCAGTTCATCGCTTCCGGCGAAGTGAAGTGGGGCCGTGCCAACGGCCTGGTGATGATGCTGCCGCACGGCTACGAAGGCCAAGGTCCCGAGCACAGCTCGGCCCGCCTGGAGCGCTTCATGCAGCTGGCGGCTGACAACAATATGCAGATCGTCCAGCCGACCACGGCCAGCCAGATCTTCCACGTGCTGCGTCGCCAGATGCTGCGCATGTTCCGCAAGCCCTTGGTCATCATGACGCCCAAGAGCCTGCTGCGCGCCAAGGACGCCACCTCGCCGCTGGCCGAGTTCACCAAGGGTGAGTTCCGCACCGTGATCGGTGAGCAGGATGCCTCGATCAGCGCCGACAAGGTCAAGCGTGTGATCGTCTGCTCGGGCAAGGTCTATTACGACCTGGTCCGCAAACGCGAGGAAAAGAAGGCCAGCGATGTGGCCATCATCCGCGTCGAGCAGCTCTATCCCTTCCCGCACAAGGCGTTTGCTGCCGAGATCAAAAAGTACCCCGGCGCGACCGAGCTGGTGTGGTGCCAGGACGAGCCGCAAAACCAGGGCGCCTGGTTCTTCGTCCAGCACTATGTGCACGAGAACATGCTGGACGGCCAGAAGCTGGGCTACGCGGGTCGTCCCGCCTCGGCCTCGCCGGCCTGCGGTTACGCCCACCTGCACCAGGAGCAACAGAAGTCGCTGCTGGATCAGGCCTTCGGCAAGCTCAAGGGTTTCATACTCACCAAGTAA
- a CDS encoding isopenicillin N synthase family dioxygenase has protein sequence MQVRVVDYRAADAAEAFTRSLHETGFGVLVNHPIQQALVEKIYADWLAFFNTEEKHQFTFSKEKQDGYFSTEISETAKGASQKDIKEYFHIYPWGRVPASLKADADSYYAQANTLAQELLGWVERYTPPEIAQHYSQPLSQMIQDSQQTLLRVLRYPPLTGQEPAGSLRAAAHGDINLLTILPAANEPGLQVQDMNGHWIDVPCDFGMLIINIGDMLQEASRGYYPSTQHRVVNPTGEGAKKSRISLPLFLHPRNEVVLSERYTAHSYLQERLRELGVKT, from the coding sequence ATGCAAGTTCGCGTCGTTGACTACCGGGCGGCCGATGCGGCCGAAGCCTTCACCCGTTCCCTGCACGAAACCGGTTTCGGTGTGCTGGTCAACCACCCCATCCAGCAGGCCCTGGTCGAAAAGATCTACGCCGACTGGCTGGCCTTCTTCAACACCGAAGAGAAGCACCAGTTCACTTTTTCCAAGGAAAAGCAGGACGGTTACTTCTCAACCGAAATCTCCGAGACGGCCAAAGGCGCCAGCCAGAAGGACATCAAGGAGTATTTCCACATCTACCCCTGGGGCCGCGTGCCGGCTTCGCTGAAGGCCGATGCGGACAGCTACTACGCCCAGGCCAACACCCTGGCACAGGAACTGCTGGGCTGGGTCGAGCGCTACACGCCGCCCGAGATTGCCCAGCACTACAGCCAACCGCTCTCGCAGATGATCCAGGACAGCCAGCAAACCCTGCTGCGCGTGCTGCGCTATCCGCCGCTGACCGGCCAAGAGCCGGCCGGCTCGCTCCGCGCCGCGGCCCATGGCGACATCAATCTGCTGACCATCCTGCCCGCAGCCAATGAGCCGGGCCTGCAGGTGCAGGACATGAACGGCCACTGGATCGATGTGCCCTGCGACTTCGGCATGCTGATCATCAACATCGGCGACATGCTGCAGGAAGCCTCGCGCGGCTACTACCCCTCGACCCAGCACCGTGTGGTCAACCCCACTGGCGAAGGCGCCAAGAAGAGCCGCATCTCCCTGCCTCTGTTCCTGCACCCGCGCAACGAGGTGGTGCTGAGCGAACGCTACACCGCCCACAGCTATCTGCAGGAACGTCTGCGCGAGCTCGGCGTCAAGACCTGA
- a CDS encoding ABC transporter substrate-binding protein, with amino-acid sequence MSPQITAHAAPLRWAAQNDIQTLDPHSQNHSTTTNITGYAYEGLTRYNEKFQPEPSLASKWTQISPTQVRFELRRGVKFHDGTPFTADDVVFSFARIRQPQANMQIFVSGIKEVKKIDEHTVDMLLDGPNPVLLRNLTNFRIMSKAWAEKNKSVNPQDYKAKEDTYASRNAMGTGPYRITAWQPDQRISMVANKDWWDTNKGNVTEITYLPIKSDATRVAALLSGDVDLLTDLPTQDVAKLKADPKLKVLDGPENRTIFFAMDEGSDELRGSSVKGKNPFKDRRVREALNLAIDREAIRRSLMRGLSVPAAIMVAPGVNGHTPDIDQPLKADVEKAKKLLAEAGYADGFEVPLNCPNDRYVNDEEICQAAVAMWAKIGIKAKLSAQPMSQHSVLLQKLESPFYLYGWGVPTFDGQYTLQDIVHTKTSGIDGKGNYSRVSDAKIDQLVTAMKTENDVAKRNGLIREALLRVRDEHLFIPIHHQVRPWAMRSNVDTVHRADDKPEARFTTLK; translated from the coding sequence ATGAGCCCGCAGATCACAGCCCATGCCGCCCCTCTGCGCTGGGCGGCCCAGAATGACATCCAGACCCTGGATCCGCATTCGCAGAACCACTCGACCACCACCAACATCACCGGTTATGCCTACGAAGGCCTGACCCGCTACAACGAGAAGTTCCAGCCCGAGCCCTCGCTGGCCAGCAAATGGACGCAGATCAGCCCCACGCAAGTGCGCTTCGAGCTGCGCCGCGGCGTCAAATTCCATGACGGCACCCCCTTCACCGCCGACGATGTGGTGTTCTCTTTCGCCCGCATCCGTCAGCCGCAAGCCAATATGCAAATTTTTGTCAGCGGCATCAAGGAAGTGAAAAAGATCGACGAGCACACTGTCGACATGTTGCTCGACGGCCCCAACCCGGTGCTGCTGCGCAACCTGACCAATTTCCGCATCATGAGCAAGGCCTGGGCGGAGAAGAACAAATCGGTCAACCCGCAAGACTACAAGGCCAAGGAAGACACCTACGCCTCACGCAATGCCATGGGCACCGGCCCCTATCGCATCACCGCCTGGCAGCCCGATCAGCGCATCAGCATGGTGGCCAACAAGGACTGGTGGGACACCAACAAGGGCAATGTCACCGAAATCACCTATCTGCCGATCAAGAGCGATGCCACCCGCGTGGCCGCCCTGCTCTCGGGCGATGTGGATCTGCTGACCGACCTGCCCACGCAAGACGTAGCCAAGCTCAAGGCCGACCCCAAGCTCAAGGTGCTGGACGGCCCCGAGAACCGCACCATCTTCTTTGCCATGGACGAAGGCAGTGACGAGCTGCGCGGCTCCAGTGTCAAGGGCAAGAACCCCTTCAAGGACCGCCGCGTGCGCGAGGCCCTGAACCTGGCCATCGACCGTGAAGCGATCCGCCGCAGCCTGATGCGCGGCCTCTCGGTGCCGGCAGCCATCATGGTGGCGCCCGGCGTCAACGGCCATACACCCGATATCGACCAACCACTCAAGGCCGATGTGGAGAAAGCGAAAAAGCTGCTCGCCGAAGCCGGCTACGCCGACGGCTTCGAAGTACCGCTGAATTGCCCGAATGATCGCTACGTCAACGACGAAGAAATCTGCCAGGCCGCGGTGGCCATGTGGGCCAAGATCGGCATCAAGGCCAAGCTCAGCGCTCAGCCGATGTCGCAACACTCGGTGCTGCTGCAAAAGCTGGAATCGCCCTTCTACCTCTACGGCTGGGGTGTACCCACCTTCGACGGCCAGTACACCCTGCAGGACATCGTCCACACCAAGACATCCGGCATCGATGGCAAAGGCAATTACTCACGGGTCAGCGACGCCAAGATCGACCAACTGGTCACGGCCATGAAGACCGAGAACGACGTCGCCAAGCGCAACGGCCTGATCCGCGAAGCCCTTCTGCGCGTGCGCGATGAACACCTCTTCATCCCCATCCACCATCAGGTCCGCCCCTGGGCCATGCGCAGCAATGTGGACACCGTCCACCGCGCGGACGACAAACCTGAGGCCCGCTTCACCACGCTGAAGTAA